A genomic segment from Gemmatimonadaceae bacterium encodes:
- a CDS encoding group II truncated hemoglobin has protein sequence MTTPPVFPYEQLGGEEGIRRLVDRFYDLMDSSPEAANVRALHAASLKRSREKLFMYLTGWTGGPPLYEEQFGHPRLRIRHMPFAIGERERDEWLWCMETALDEHPMPDELREFLRGKIRHLADFMRNQGDA, from the coding sequence ATGACGACACCGCCGGTTTTCCCGTACGAGCAACTGGGGGGGGAGGAAGGGATCCGTCGCCTGGTCGATCGCTTCTACGACCTCATGGATTCGTCGCCCGAGGCGGCGAACGTGCGCGCGCTCCACGCGGCGAGCCTCAAGCGCTCGCGCGAGAAGCTCTTCATGTACCTCACGGGATGGACCGGCGGGCCGCCGCTATACGAGGAACAGTTCGGCCATCCGCGCCTGCGCATTCGGCACATGCCGTTCGCGATTGGCGAGCGCGAGCGTGACGAATGGCTCTGGTGCATGGAGACGGCGCTCGACGAGCACCCCATGCCCGACGAGCTGCGTGAGTTCCTGCGCGGCAAGATCCGCCACCTGGCCGACTTCATGCGCAACCAGGGCGACGCCTAA
- a CDS encoding amidohydrolase: MHAQQPARADIILVNGTVLTVDANDRVAQAVAIRGSRIVAVGSNAEVEILAGPATERIDLRGRTVTPGLLDAHAHFSGGYAERLDLSYPGAKSIAEVVARVGAQVAKAGRNGWVEGHGWDEGKLVEHRYVTARDLDAVSPDNPVYLTQTTGHYGVANSVALRLAGITKATADPPNGTIDRFPDGTPTGVLKESAQGLVRRLIPPRTAAQLDQSLRDLAKGFNAEGMTGAKDPGISAATWEAYRRVQRAGDLPVRIFALWQGGRSVEGARRLIAERAAMTRPYETTGDDQVIAGGVKLYIDGSGGARTAWLYDDWNKGYTDTDTGNRGYPASNPDTVRLLIRMYHDAGFHVSVHSIGDRGIDWTMDSFVEALKAKPTTGLRHGIIHANIPSDHAIALMAQLQRDYDAGFPEPSATFAWWLGDTYAANFGTARSRRLNPFATFNARGIRWANGSDFGVTPYAARYGIWSSVARQTLLGSWGDPFGRAESVDVRTALRSVTIWAARQMFLEQKIGSVEVGKYADLAVWDRNPYAVPVADLKEMRCLLTMFNGRVVYRSAGSDL; encoded by the coding sequence ATGCACGCGCAGCAGCCAGCGCGCGCCGACATCATCCTCGTGAACGGGACGGTGCTCACCGTCGACGCCAACGATCGCGTGGCGCAGGCGGTCGCCATTCGCGGCAGCCGGATCGTGGCGGTGGGGAGCAACGCGGAGGTGGAGATCCTGGCGGGGCCCGCGACCGAGCGCATCGACCTGCGCGGGCGCACCGTGACGCCGGGGCTCCTGGACGCGCATGCGCACTTCAGCGGCGGCTACGCCGAGCGGCTCGATCTCTCCTATCCCGGTGCGAAGTCCATCGCCGAGGTCGTGGCCAGGGTGGGGGCCCAGGTGGCGAAGGCGGGGCGCAACGGCTGGGTGGAAGGGCATGGGTGGGACGAGGGGAAGCTCGTCGAGCATCGCTACGTGACGGCGCGCGACCTGGATGCGGTCTCGCCGGACAACCCGGTCTACCTCACGCAGACGACCGGTCACTACGGCGTGGCCAACAGCGTCGCGTTGCGGCTGGCGGGAATCACGAAGGCCACCGCCGACCCGCCTAACGGGACTATCGACCGCTTCCCGGACGGGACGCCGACGGGGGTCCTCAAGGAGTCGGCGCAGGGACTGGTGCGGCGCCTCATCCCGCCGCGCACGGCGGCCCAGCTCGACCAGAGCCTGCGCGACCTGGCCAAGGGATTCAACGCCGAGGGGATGACCGGGGCGAAGGACCCCGGGATCTCCGCGGCAACGTGGGAGGCTTACCGCCGGGTGCAACGCGCAGGCGACCTCCCGGTCCGCATCTTCGCCCTCTGGCAGGGGGGGCGCTCGGTGGAGGGGGCGCGGCGACTGATCGCCGAGCGCGCGGCCATGACACGCCCCTACGAAACGACCGGCGACGACCAGGTCATCGCCGGCGGGGTAAAGCTCTACATCGACGGGAGTGGCGGGGCGCGGACGGCGTGGCTGTACGACGACTGGAACAAGGGGTACACCGACACCGACACGGGGAACCGCGGCTACCCGGCGAGCAATCCCGACACCGTGCGCCTCCTGATCAGGATGTATCACGACGCCGGCTTCCACGTGAGCGTCCACTCCATCGGCGATCGCGGCATCGATTGGACGATGGACTCGTTCGTCGAGGCGCTCAAGGCGAAGCCGACCACGGGGCTGCGGCACGGGATCATCCATGCGAACATCCCGAGCGATCATGCCATCGCGCTGATGGCACAGCTGCAACGCGACTACGACGCCGGCTTTCCGGAACCGTCGGCGACCTTTGCCTGGTGGCTGGGCGACACCTACGCGGCCAACTTCGGCACCGCGAGATCGCGGCGACTCAACCCGTTCGCCACGTTCAACGCCCGGGGGATTCGCTGGGCCAACGGCTCGGACTTCGGTGTGACGCCGTACGCCGCGCGGTACGGCATCTGGAGCTCGGTGGCGCGCCAGACGTTGTTAGGCAGCTGGGGCGACCCGTTCGGGCGCGCCGAGTCGGTGGATGTGCGCACGGCGCTGCGTTCGGTCACCATCTGGGCCGCTCGGCAGATGTTCCTCGAGCAAAAGATCGGTTCGGTGGAGGTGGGGAAGTACGCCGACCTCGCCGTGTGGGATCGCAACCCCTACGCCGTGCCCGTCGCCGACCTCAAGGAGATGCGCTGCCTGCTGACGATGTTCAACGGGCGAGTGGTGTATCGCTCGGCAGGGAGCGACTTGTAA